In Zingiber officinale cultivar Zhangliang chromosome 1A, Zo_v1.1, whole genome shotgun sequence, a genomic segment contains:
- the LOC122037064 gene encoding cyclin-P4-1-like encodes MAEQPVADERISVPAVVSVLSAVLQRQAERNDAASDGRRAPSAFQGVRKPSISVRRYLERIFRYACCSPSCYVVAYIYLDRFAGSRQAVALDSFNVHRLLITSVLTAVKFMDDIYYNNAYYAKVGGISLMEMNYLEVDFLFGIGFELNVTPVTFSYYCSVLQKEMCTESIPPPPPPPPPPLPPAAAAASRSLCCLTEEEPSSCRQKQLAV; translated from the exons ATGGCAGAGCAACCGGTTGCCGACGAACGGATCTCCGTTCCGGCCGTCGTCTCCGTCCTCTCAGCCGTCCTCCAGCGGCAGGCGGAGCGCAACGACGCTGCCTCCGacggccgacgagctccgtcggcCTTCCAGGGCGTGCGGAAGCCGTCCATCTCGGTGCGCCGCTACCTGGAGCGCATCTTCCGCTACGCCTGCTGCAGCCCCTCCTGCTACGTCGTCGCGTACATCTACCTCGACCGCTTCGCCGGCAGCCGCCAAGCCGTTGCCCTCGACTCCTTCAACGTCCACCGCCTCCTCATCACCAGCGTCCTCACCGCCGTCAAATTCATGGACGACAT ATACTACAACAACGCATACTATGCAAAAGTTGGAGGGATCAGTCTGATGGAGATGAACTACTTGGAAGTAGATTTCTTGTTTGGCATAGGCTTCGAGTTGAATGTTACTCCTGTCACCTTCAGCTACTACTGTTCTGTTCTTCAGAAGGAAATGTGCACGGAATcaattcctcctcctcctcctcctcctcctcctcctcttcctcctgctGCTGCCGCCGCCTCAAGGTCGCTCTGTTGCTTGACTGAGGAAGAACCCAGCAGCTGCCGGCAGAAGCAGCTTGCTGTTTGA
- the LOC122037071 gene encoding putative casein kinase II subunit beta-4 isoform X1, producing the protein MHWNRGGSGSKVEIGAADRKRFGDSLDNHLEKSPPTALRVMDLKEKDRLSVPSTSSGKQPEHPSLSNNKCSDEESETDSEESDVSGSDMEDSSWISWFCNLRGNEFFCEVDDDYIQDDFNLCELSNQVPYYDYALDLILDVESSHGDTFTEEENEMVESAAEMLYGMIHVRYILTSKGMAAMLEKFKNYDFGRCPRVYCSGQPCLPVGQSDIPRSSTVKVYCPKCEDIYYPRSKYQGNIDGAYFGTTFPHLFLMTYGHLKPQKPSQKYIPRVFGYKIHRP; encoded by the exons ATGCATTGGAATAGGGGAGGGAGCGGGTCGAAGGTGGAAATTGGAGCCGCAGATCGTAAGAGATTCGGCGATTCCCTCGACAATCATTTGGAAAAGTCTCCGCCGACTGCTTTGAGGGTTATGGATTTAAAGGAAAAGGATAGGTTGTCTGTACCTTCCACCTCCTCCGGGAAGCAGCCGGAGCATCCCTCCTTGTCCAATAACAAGTGCTCAGATG AAGAATCAGAAACAGATAGTGAAGAATCAGATGTTAGTGGATCAGACATGGAAGATTCATCTTGGATTTCATGGTTCTGTAACCTAAGAGGGAATGAGTTCTTCTGCGAAGTTGATGATGACTATATACAAGATGATTTCAATCTATGTGAATTAAGCAATCAAGTTCCATATTATGATTATGCTCTTGATTTGATCTTGGATGTCGAGTCTTCTCATG GAGACACATTCACTGAGGAAGAAAATGAGATGGTTGAATCAGCAGCAGAAATGCTGTATGGTATGATTCATGTTCGGTACATATTAACCAGTAAAGGGATGGCAGCAATG CTTGAAAAGTTTAAGAACTATGATTTTGGAAGATGCCCTCGAGTTTACTGCTCAGGTCAGCCTTGTCTTCCTGTTGGACAATCTGACATTCCTCGATCAAGTACTGTGAAAGTATATTGTCCCAAATGTGAAGATATATACTATCCAAGATCCAAGTATCAAGGCA ATATTGATGGAGCTTACTTTGGAACTACGTTTCCTCACCTGTTTCTCATGACGTATGGGCACCTGAAGCCACAAAAGCCATCTCAGAAATACATACCTAGGGTGTTTGGCTATAAAATCCACAGACCCTGA
- the LOC122010764 gene encoding uncharacterized protein LOC122010764: protein MRCARHPFEDGIGVCATCLRERLLVLRASVAGGTSPFASPSPAPLSFRRSASPRVPAASEKLKSAKPSILTSLFGRGLERKPRRSSSWISALLHGGRPEKIKNTSRPFSLTSNRGMSPENRREPPLPRQSNISPTRSATAEHHRHCHSGGLSGFAICFSPLATANHPNNNRRSRVSEFGFSGELQRAAAEVQRRPRRQLRRATATAPALGHDRSRKLVDLGKFS, encoded by the coding sequence ATGAGGTGCGCGCGGCATCCTTTCGAGGACGGCATCGGCGTCTGCGCCACCTGCCTCCGTGAGCGCCTCCTCGTCCTCCGCGCCTCCGTAGCCGGGGGGACTTCACCCTTCGCGTCCCCTTCTCCGGCGCCCCTCTCCTTCCGCCGCTCTGCCTCCCCCCGCGTCCCGGCGGCCTCCGAGAAATTAAAATCCGCTAAGCCCTCCATCCTCACCAGCCTCTTCGGCCGAGGCCTCGAGAGGAAGCCCCGGCGGTCGAGCTCTTGGATCTCGGCGCTTCTCCACGGCGGTCGCCCGGAGAAGATCAAGAATACCTCCCGCCCGTTCTCGTTGACCTCGAACCGGGGCATGTCTCCTGAGAATAGGCGCGAACCGCCCCTGCCGCGACAGAGTAACATCTCGCCGACGAGGTCGGCGACGGCCGAGCACCACCGGCACTGCCACTCCGGCGGACTCTCCGGTTTCGCCATATGCTTCAGCCCGCTGGCGACGGCGAACCACCCCAACAACAACCGACGCTCCCGGGTGTCGGAGTTCGGCTTCTCCGGAGAGCTGCAGAGGGCCGCGGCGGAGGTCCAACGGCGTCCGCGCCGGCAGCTGCGGCGCGCGACCGCGACCGCGCCGGCGCTGGGGCACGACCGTTCGCGCAAACTGGTAGATCTCGGTAAGTTCAGTTGA
- the LOC122037071 gene encoding putative casein kinase II subunit beta-4 isoform X2, with product MHWNRGGSGSKVEIGAADRKRFGDSLDNHLEKSPPTALRVMDLKEKDRLSVPSTSSGKQPEHPSLSNNKCSDEESETDSEESDVSGSDMEDSSWISWFCNLRGNEFFCEVDDDYIQDDFNLCELSNQVPYYDYALDLILDVESSHGDTFTEEENEMVESAAEMLYGMIHVRYILTSKGMAAMLEKFKNYDFGRCPRVYCSGQPCLPVGQSDIPRSSTVKVYCPKCEDIYYPRSKYQDIDGAYFGTTFPHLFLMTYGHLKPQKPSQKYIPRVFGYKIHRP from the exons ATGCATTGGAATAGGGGAGGGAGCGGGTCGAAGGTGGAAATTGGAGCCGCAGATCGTAAGAGATTCGGCGATTCCCTCGACAATCATTTGGAAAAGTCTCCGCCGACTGCTTTGAGGGTTATGGATTTAAAGGAAAAGGATAGGTTGTCTGTACCTTCCACCTCCTCCGGGAAGCAGCCGGAGCATCCCTCCTTGTCCAATAACAAGTGCTCAGATG AAGAATCAGAAACAGATAGTGAAGAATCAGATGTTAGTGGATCAGACATGGAAGATTCATCTTGGATTTCATGGTTCTGTAACCTAAGAGGGAATGAGTTCTTCTGCGAAGTTGATGATGACTATATACAAGATGATTTCAATCTATGTGAATTAAGCAATCAAGTTCCATATTATGATTATGCTCTTGATTTGATCTTGGATGTCGAGTCTTCTCATG GAGACACATTCACTGAGGAAGAAAATGAGATGGTTGAATCAGCAGCAGAAATGCTGTATGGTATGATTCATGTTCGGTACATATTAACCAGTAAAGGGATGGCAGCAATG CTTGAAAAGTTTAAGAACTATGATTTTGGAAGATGCCCTCGAGTTTACTGCTCAGGTCAGCCTTGTCTTCCTGTTGGACAATCTGACATTCCTCGATCAAGTACTGTGAAAGTATATTGTCCCAAATGTGAAGATATATACTATCCAAGATCCAAGTATCAAG ATATTGATGGAGCTTACTTTGGAACTACGTTTCCTCACCTGTTTCTCATGACGTATGGGCACCTGAAGCCACAAAAGCCATCTCAGAAATACATACCTAGGGTGTTTGGCTATAAAATCCACAGACCCTGA
- the LOC122037071 gene encoding putative casein kinase II subunit beta-4 isoform X3 — MHWNRGGSGSKVEIGAADRKRFGDSLDNHLEKSPPTALRVMDLKEKDRLSVPSTSSGKQPEHPSLSNNKCSDESETDSEESDVSGSDMEDSSWISWFCNLRGNEFFCEVDDDYIQDDFNLCELSNQVPYYDYALDLILDVESSHGDTFTEEENEMVESAAEMLYGMIHVRYILTSKGMAAMLEKFKNYDFGRCPRVYCSGQPCLPVGQSDIPRSSTVKVYCPKCEDIYYPRSKYQGNIDGAYFGTTFPHLFLMTYGHLKPQKPSQKYIPRVFGYKIHRP; from the exons ATGCATTGGAATAGGGGAGGGAGCGGGTCGAAGGTGGAAATTGGAGCCGCAGATCGTAAGAGATTCGGCGATTCCCTCGACAATCATTTGGAAAAGTCTCCGCCGACTGCTTTGAGGGTTATGGATTTAAAGGAAAAGGATAGGTTGTCTGTACCTTCCACCTCCTCCGGGAAGCAGCCGGAGCATCCCTCCTTGTCCAATAACAAGTGCTCAGATG AATCAGAAACAGATAGTGAAGAATCAGATGTTAGTGGATCAGACATGGAAGATTCATCTTGGATTTCATGGTTCTGTAACCTAAGAGGGAATGAGTTCTTCTGCGAAGTTGATGATGACTATATACAAGATGATTTCAATCTATGTGAATTAAGCAATCAAGTTCCATATTATGATTATGCTCTTGATTTGATCTTGGATGTCGAGTCTTCTCATG GAGACACATTCACTGAGGAAGAAAATGAGATGGTTGAATCAGCAGCAGAAATGCTGTATGGTATGATTCATGTTCGGTACATATTAACCAGTAAAGGGATGGCAGCAATG CTTGAAAAGTTTAAGAACTATGATTTTGGAAGATGCCCTCGAGTTTACTGCTCAGGTCAGCCTTGTCTTCCTGTTGGACAATCTGACATTCCTCGATCAAGTACTGTGAAAGTATATTGTCCCAAATGTGAAGATATATACTATCCAAGATCCAAGTATCAAGGCA ATATTGATGGAGCTTACTTTGGAACTACGTTTCCTCACCTGTTTCTCATGACGTATGGGCACCTGAAGCCACAAAAGCCATCTCAGAAATACATACCTAGGGTGTTTGGCTATAAAATCCACAGACCCTGA